The Actinotalea sp. JY-7876 sequence TGCCCACACCCTCGATCTCGTACCGCTTGATCTGGATGTTGGCGCCGCCGGTGTCGGCGGGCGGCTCCCAGGAGAGCACGATGGTCGCCGCACCCGGGGCCACCGGGTCGCCCTCGCCGCCGCCCTGGCGGGCACCGACGGACTGCGGCCCCGAGGGCTGGCTCCACACCTCACCCGTGGTCGAGGCGCACGGCGAGTCGCCCGCCTTGTTGCGGGCGACGACGCAGACGTTGTAGGGGCGTCCCCGCTCGGCGGTGAAGGTGTGGCTGCGCGCGCTCCCGGGCAGCTCGACGGTCGAGCCGTTGACGGTGACGAGGAACTGTCGCGCCGGGTCCCCGTTCTCGGGGCCGGGCGCCCAGGTGGCGGTGATCTCGCCGTTGCCGAAGAAGCCGATGGGCGAGTTCGTCGCGGCGACGTTCACCGGAGCGCCCGGCGGCCCGGCCGGGACCAGCGCGGCCGACGGCGCGCTCCAGTCGCCCGGCTCGGGCGCGAGGTTCACGGCGCGCACGCGCACGGAGTACGCCGTGCCGTTGGCGAGCCCCGTGAACGTGTGCGCGGTCCCGGCGGTGGTGGCGCTCGCCGAGCCGCCCGGCGGCGCGGGGCTGATCTCCAGGTCGTAGCGGACGATCGGCGAGCCCGTGTTCGCCGGCGGCGTCCACTGCACGGAGATCGACCCGTTGCCCCACCCCGGGCCGACCGGCTGCGGGGCCGCCGGGGCCGACGGCTTCGCGTCCGGGCGTGCCGGCAGCGAGACCGCGCTCGCGTCCGACCAGTTCACGGCGTTCTTGGCCATCACCGTGAACGTGTACTCGACGTTGTTGGTGAGGTTGCCCACGGTGCACGTGGTGCTCGCGCACTCGGTGACGATGTTGCCCGGCTGCCCGGTGAGCCGGTAGCCCGTGATCGGCTCGCCGTTGTTGGCGGGCGCGTCCCACGCGAGCACGACGGTCCGGTCGCGGACCTCCACCACGCGGGGCGGTGCGGGCTGCGAGGGGCGGCCGCGCACGACGACGGTGATGCGGCCCTCGACCTCGCGGGCGGCGTCGCCCGTGGCGTCGCGCACGCGGTAGCGGGTCACCATCTGGCCGATGAACCCGGCGGCGGGACGCACGGTGACCTGGTTGCCCGCGACGCCGGCGGTACCCGCCCCGGGCGTCTCGACGATGGCGTCCACGACCGTCAGCGGCGTGTCCGGGAAGGGGTTGAAGGCGCCCTCGAGCACGTTGACCGTGGACGCACCGCCCTCGACGCCGTCCGGCACCAGGCGGTCGACGAGGCGAGCGAGCTGCCGGGTCGAGGCGGTGACGCGGAAGTCCACCTGCGCGGTGACGCTCTGCGCCGTGCCGTACCCGATGGCGAGCCCGAGGCCGCCGACGGTGCCCTTCGGTACCGCCTCCTCGGCGCTGAGCGTCAGCACCGAGTCGGTCAGGGTCGCCGTCACGCCGAGCGGCGGCTGCGAGGTGAGCGCGTAGGTGTAGCGCTCCTGCCCGGACGCGATCCCCGCGCTCGAGGTGAAGGCCCGCAGGTCCACCTGCGTCGTCTCGCCCTGGGCCACCTCGAGCACCGACGGCGCGAACGTCGGCGGGTAGTCCTCCGCGGCCAGCACCGTGATGGACAGCGTCATGACGCGGGTCCGGCCGTCGACGTCGGACGGCGTCCCGTCGGTCACCTCGAACGAGATGGAGGCCGGGCCGGCGTAGTCGCGCTGCGCCGTGTAGCGCAGCGTGCGGTCGTCGACGACGAGCGGCGTGCCGTCGGACTTGGTCGCCGTGACCGTGGTGGCGTCCGTCAGGCGCGGCTTGCGGCCGGGGGCCACCTGGATCTGCTCGTCCAGGTCGATCTCGAGCGGCTCGCCCGCCACGATCTCGAGCGTGGGCGCGCCGGGCCGCGGGATGGGCGGGAAGTCGCCGAGGGCCGGCACCGTGATGAACGCGAACGAGCGCACGCCGTCGGCCTCGGGCCGGGTGTTGGTCAGCACGTACGGGATCGTCTGCGCGGTCTCACCGAGGGTGACCACGACCGTGCGGCCCTCCGCGACCGCGACGTCGGCGGCCGAGGGGTGCACCGAGACCTCGAGGTCGCTCAGCGGGCCGGACGGGTTCTCCGCGGTCTCCAGGACGTCCACCGCGACGGTCGTCTTGTTGATCGTGTCCGTCGCCGGGACGACGACGTCGCGCGCGACCGGCGGGCGGATCTCGGCGTCCTCGCGGACGTCCACCGTCAGCACCGCGGTGCCCACGCCGCCGCGCTCGTTACGCGCCGTGTACCCGATCTGCAGGACGCCGACCTCGCTTGTGCGCACCACGATCCGGCGGCCCTCGACCTCGGCGTCCACGCCCTCGGCCAGGATCAGCTCCTCGTCGAGCGTGAGCTCACCGCCGCCCGTGTCGACGTCGTTGGCCAGGACGCGGACCTCGACGCTCTGCCCCGGGCGCACCGTGACGTCGTCGTTGCGGCTCACGACCGTGGCCGACGTCGTGGGGCGCGGCGCGATGCCCACGCGCACGGTCCCGACGGCGCGCCGGCCGGCCCAGTCCTCGACCGCGTAGGTGAAGGTGTCGGTGCCGAACTCCCCCGGCAGCGCCTCGTACTCCATCCAGTCGGCGCCCGTGGCGACGATGCGGCCCTTGGCCGGCGCGCGGTCCTCGCCCAGCAGGTACACGCCGTCGCCGTCGGGGTCGATGCCGGTGAGCGGGACGTCGATGCGCACGACGTCCTCGGCGAAGACGCGCGCGGTGAGGTCACGGGGGCGCGGCGGCGCCTTGCTGCCCCGGTCGGACGCGTGCACGTTCACCGTGACGGTGGCCGCCGTCCGGTTCCCGACCTCGTCGGCCACCTCGAACGTCGCGTGCACCTCCATCGGCTCGGCGGGCGCCTGGTAGCGCAGGGCGTCGCCCGAGACGAACATCAGGCCCTCGCCCTCGCCGAGCGGCTCGACGAGGGTCGGCAGGAGCGTGAGCTGGTCGCCGTCGGGGTCGTAGGCGTCCCGCAGCGCGTGGATCGTCACGACGCCGCCCGTCCGCACGGAGACCTCGACGTTGGGCACCACGGGCGGCTGCTGCGTCGCGGACGCGGGGATGGGCTGGACGAGGACCTCGCCGGTCGCCGTCGCGGCACCGTTGGAGATCGTGTACGTCGCGGTGACCGGCGCCTCGAGCACGCGGGTCGAGTCGATGCGCAGCAGCTCGTGGTCGATCACCGCGATGCGCAGGCCCGTGTCGCCGGGGACCTCCACGGACTGCACGACGAGGACCCCGCCCCCGGGGTCGACGTCGTTCGCGAGCGGGGCGATCGTGACGTCGCCACCCGGCGGGAGCAGCGCGCGGTCGAGCACCGCTACGGGCGGCGGGGTCTGGTCGGGACGCTGCTTGACGTCGATGCGGGCGACCCCCTCGACCTGCTGGGGCGACGCCGCGAGCACGAAGGTCACGTAGTAGACGCCCGGGGTCGGCGCCGAGAAGGTGAAGGTCCCGGCCTCGAGGTCGCTCGTGAGCGTGGTGCCCTGGACCTGCTCCACCCCGGCGAGCCGGACCGGCTCGCGCGAGCCGCTGCGGACGCTGTCGAGCGGCCGGACGACGACCGGCTGGTCCACGTAGGTCTCGGCGTGGACGGGGTCGATGGTCGGGGGCACGGAGCCCGCGGGGCGCACGTCGACGAACAGGGTGCCCTCGACGGTCTCGCTGCCGTCGGAGACCTGCACGACGACGGTCTGCCGCCCGAGGGAGCCGCCGTCGGCCGAGTACGTCACGACGCCGTCCTGGCGGGTGCGGACGGTGCCGGTGCCGTCCACCACCGCGCCGGCGAGCACGAGCGGGTCACCGTCCGGGTCCCGGAAGTCCGGCAGGACGTCGTAGGCGATGGAGCCGCCCGCCTCGACGGTCACGGAGCTGACCCGCAGCTGCACGGGCGCGCCGTTCTCGGAGGCGTCGCGCACCGTCAGGCGCACGGTCGCCGTCGACGGCGCGTTGGTGCCGCGCCCGTCGTCGATCGTGTAGGTGAACTCCACCGAGCCGGTGGCGTCGGGGCGCGTCGTCAGCTGGAAGGAGCGCCCGCCGTAGATCGGGACGACGACGCCGAACTCCTCGGGGATCGGCTCGAACTCGCTGACC is a genomic window containing:
- a CDS encoding tandem-95 repeat protein — its product is MSGTVRNATRTVTTRRRRWTTVVGASVVPAVLAVLALVYPGVPVSQVDLNDGAVWLTNTSERKLGRYNAQIDELNAGLVTQALDFDVLQDEGDVLLTENGKVSVVDAASVALVAQISVPFGSPVTMSGGTAAVVVDGDVWARTVPTLGTLSIETEDPDLELGGGGVAVVARDGSVLAAETDGTLHRMTVADDERSTEEDGALAGEPAGGFGQVTAVGDQLVALAGLTVHTPTGSADLSEYGSELVLQQPGPRSDVVLVATGTSLLEVALDGGRVREHETGGSGRAAAPVRVGACALGAWATATGSYVQRCGDGEAEVRDLEGMTTSDRLVFRVNRDVVVLNDTLKGRLWVPMEDPELREPNWQDIEPQEETTQDDEQSESRDSTQNLQAECSAQSSAPSAEDDEYGVRAGRTMILSVIDNDSSSDCGILAVSEFEPIPEEFGVVVPIYGGRSFQLTTRPDATGSVEFTYTIDDGRGTNAPSTATVRLTVRDASENGAPVQLRVSSVTVEAGGSIAYDVLPDFRDPDGDPLVLAGAVVDGTGTVRTRQDGVVTYSADGGSLGRQTVVVQVSDGSETVEGTLFVDVRPAGSVPPTIDPVHAETYVDQPVVVRPLDSVRSGSREPVRLAGVEQVQGTTLTSDLEAGTFTFSAPTPGVYYVTFVLAASPQQVEGVARIDVKQRPDQTPPPVAVLDRALLPPGGDVTIAPLANDVDPGGGVLVVQSVEVPGDTGLRIAVIDHELLRIDSTRVLEAPVTATYTISNGAATATGEVLVQPIPASATQQPPVVPNVEVSVRTGGVVTIHALRDAYDPDGDQLTLLPTLVEPLGEGEGLMFVSGDALRYQAPAEPMEVHATFEVADEVGNRTAATVTVNVHASDRGSKAPPRPRDLTARVFAEDVVRIDVPLTGIDPDGDGVYLLGEDRAPAKGRIVATGADWMEYEALPGEFGTDTFTYAVEDWAGRRAVGTVRVGIAPRPTTSATVVSRNDDVTVRPGQSVEVRVLANDVDTGGGELTLDEELILAEGVDAEVEGRRIVVRTSEVGVLQIGYTARNERGGVGTAVLTVDVREDAEIRPPVARDVVVPATDTINKTTVAVDVLETAENPSGPLSDLEVSVHPSAADVAVAEGRTVVVTLGETAQTIPYVLTNTRPEADGVRSFAFITVPALGDFPPIPRPGAPTLEIVAGEPLEIDLDEQIQVAPGRKPRLTDATTVTATKSDGTPLVVDDRTLRYTAQRDYAGPASISFEVTDGTPSDVDGRTRVMTLSITVLAAEDYPPTFAPSVLEVAQGETTQVDLRAFTSSAGIASGQERYTYALTSQPPLGVTATLTDSVLTLSAEEAVPKGTVGGLGLAIGYGTAQSVTAQVDFRVTASTRQLARLVDRLVPDGVEGGASTVNVLEGAFNPFPDTPLTVVDAIVETPGAGTAGVAGNQVTVRPAAGFIGQMVTRYRVRDATGDAAREVEGRITVVVRGRPSQPAPPRVVEVRDRTVVLAWDAPANNGEPITGYRLTGQPGNIVTECASTTCTVGNLTNNVEYTFTVMAKNAVNWSDASAVSLPARPDAKPSAPAAPQPVGPGWGNGSISVQWTPPANTGSPIVRYDLEISPAPPGGSASATTAGTAHTFTGLANGTAYSVRVRAVNLAPEPGDWSAPSAALVPAGPPGAPVNVAATNSPIGFFGNGEITATWAPGPENGDPARQFLVTVNGSTVELPGSARSHTFTAERGRPYNVCVVARNKAGDSPCASTTGEVWSQPSGPQSVGARQGGGEGDPVAPGAATIVLSWEPPADTGGANIQIKRYEIEGVGTFGPGERSATVTNRTGGQTYSSYRIRAVNNRDAVGEWVAFPAVTPTTAPSEPRGGAISVPADPTTLTVSWQPPSATGGLPVTYQYRYRAGWNRLVGSGINWGDGLGDGWSGWTDAGAGTTFGPLNLPGQIRDRGGRIEVEVRASNGRGSSPGVLFMEKDVDPAPPPPPDQGGG